A window of Streptomyces gilvosporeus contains these coding sequences:
- a CDS encoding oxygenase MpaB family protein, with product MQRYDWLKQIRRLDPERDFLRIYRITAAHEFPWDITRALELALYRTYAVPRIGRLLAETAELTRRTQKRYDDTALLLDAVLEHGFDGADGRTAIRRMNQMHRSYDIGNDDMRYVLSTFVVVPQRWIDQYGWRRLSEHEKRAIAAYYRTLGRHMGITEIPQTFEDFERFLDAYEAAHFGWDEGARKVSDATLDLMAGWYGPLAPLVRGASMALLDDTLLDAFRYEHPRPAVRTAVRGALKLRAKAVRLLPPRRRPHYARQNPEIKGYPNGFRVAELGTFPAPRAGGCPLPHADGPAPR from the coding sequence GTGCAGCGATACGACTGGTTGAAGCAGATCCGACGGCTCGATCCGGAACGCGACTTTCTGCGGATCTACCGGATCACCGCCGCCCACGAATTCCCCTGGGACATCACCAGGGCCCTGGAATTAGCGCTCTACCGCACCTATGCCGTTCCCCGCATCGGCCGGCTCCTCGCCGAGACGGCGGAACTGACCCGCCGTACGCAAAAGCGCTACGACGACACCGCCCTCCTCCTGGACGCCGTCCTGGAGCACGGCTTCGACGGAGCGGACGGGCGCACCGCGATCCGTCGGATGAACCAGATGCACCGCAGCTACGACATCGGCAACGACGACATGCGGTACGTCCTGTCCACGTTCGTGGTGGTGCCCCAGCGCTGGATCGACCAGTACGGCTGGCGCCGGCTCAGCGAGCACGAAAAACGCGCCATAGCGGCCTATTACCGCACACTCGGCCGCCATATGGGCATCACCGAAATCCCGCAGACCTTCGAGGACTTCGAACGCTTCCTGGACGCCTACGAAGCCGCCCATTTCGGCTGGGACGAGGGCGCCCGGAAGGTCTCGGACGCCACCTTGGACCTGATGGCGGGCTGGTACGGCCCGCTCGCCCCCCTGGTGCGCGGCGCGAGCATGGCCCTCCTGGACGACACGCTGCTGGACGCCTTCCGCTACGAGCACCCCCGCCCGGCCGTTCGCACGGCCGTCCGCGGCGCGCTCAAGCTGCGCGCCAAGGCCGTACGGCTGCTGCCGCCGCGCCGCCGCCCGCACTACGCCCGCCAGAACCCGGAGATCAAGGGCTACCCCAACGGGTTCCGGGTCGCCGAACTGGGCACCTTCCCCGCGCCCCGGGCGGGTGGCTGCCCGCTGCCGCATGCCGACGGGCCCGCTCCCCGGTAG
- a CDS encoding class I SAM-dependent methyltransferase has product MTDHHADDPHDVRAFFGPRAADWDSKFPGDGPAFAAGVAELGLQEGDKVLDAGCGTGRALEALRAAVGPRGTVLAADLTPEMLREAVRAGRDRYAALLLADATRLPLPDGALDAVFAAGLVSHLADSAGGLAELARVVRPGGRLALFHPIGRAALAARKGRPLTPGDLRAEPNLRPLLAGSGWDLVRYVDEDARYLALAVRRG; this is encoded by the coding sequence ATGACCGACCACCACGCCGACGATCCGCACGACGTCCGCGCCTTCTTCGGGCCGCGCGCGGCCGACTGGGACAGCAAGTTCCCGGGCGACGGCCCCGCCTTCGCCGCCGGTGTCGCCGAACTCGGCCTCCAGGAAGGCGACAAGGTCCTGGATGCCGGCTGCGGTACGGGCCGCGCCCTCGAGGCGCTGCGGGCGGCCGTGGGGCCGCGCGGGACGGTCCTGGCGGCCGATCTCACCCCGGAGATGCTGCGCGAGGCCGTACGGGCCGGACGGGACCGCTACGCGGCGCTGCTGCTCGCCGATGCCACCCGGCTTCCGCTGCCCGACGGCGCGCTGGACGCCGTCTTCGCCGCCGGGCTCGTCTCGCATCTCGCGGACTCGGCGGGCGGTCTCGCCGAACTGGCCAGGGTCGTCCGCCCCGGTGGCCGCCTGGCGCTCTTCCACCCCATCGGCCGGGCGGCCCTCGCCGCGCGCAAGGGCCGCCCGCTCACCCCCGGCGATCTGCGGGCGGAGCCGAATCTGCGGCCCCTCCTGGCCGGCAGCGGCTGGGACCTGGTCCGCTACGTGGACGAGGACGCGCGCTATCTGGCGCTGGCGGTCCGCCGGGGGTGA
- a CDS encoding purine-cytosine permease family protein, whose amino-acid sequence MTQQQEREPGALHAGAPASARTVERHGIEPVPASERHGTPRTLFWPWAASGLSLLCIAYGSYLMGLGLSPWQAVATGAVGYVLSFVLVGLVSIAGARTGAPTMAIGWSSFGHQGNRLPTLFSYVCNVGWETVLVALSSLGGAAILARLSPGAFARADGTTPTTGAQALCFGVTAVAVVVVGIFGHALIMKVQKYLTAAITLMTVVYMVLMADRIDLSALGAGRPGDLGTCIGGVVFAMTLLGLGWVNCAADYSRYLPKASSGRAITAWTTFGGVLAPVVLLVFGVLLNAGDPALAKAAAADPVGALATRLPTWFLVPYLLTAIGGFASGAIMDIYSSGMSMLALGIPLRRHTAVLVDGVLMAAGGWYVLFVSPSFFATFQAFLSVIGVAMAAWTAVFLVEQWRRRAGPAPGAVQAVGWPAVLSLAVATAVGLGLITSADPNIARAVGFLLTERAAHGTLGAMNLGVVVALVLAGILYAATAALADRGASVPDPARAAPGGDR is encoded by the coding sequence ATGACGCAGCAGCAGGAACGGGAGCCGGGCGCGCTGCATGCCGGTGCGCCCGCCTCGGCACGTACCGTCGAGCGGCACGGCATCGAACCGGTCCCCGCCTCCGAACGCCACGGCACGCCCCGGACGCTGTTCTGGCCCTGGGCGGCGTCGGGGCTGTCGCTGCTGTGCATCGCCTACGGGAGCTATCTCATGGGCCTCGGGCTCAGCCCGTGGCAGGCGGTCGCCACCGGGGCGGTCGGCTATGTGCTGTCGTTCGTCCTGGTCGGGCTGGTCTCCATAGCCGGGGCGCGGACGGGCGCGCCCACCATGGCCATCGGCTGGTCCTCCTTCGGCCACCAGGGCAACAGGCTGCCCACGCTGTTCAGTTATGTGTGCAACGTCGGCTGGGAGACCGTACTGGTCGCGCTCTCCTCTCTGGGCGGCGCCGCCATCTTGGCCAGGCTCTCGCCCGGTGCCTTCGCGCGGGCCGACGGGACGACGCCCACCACGGGGGCGCAGGCGCTGTGCTTCGGTGTGACGGCGGTGGCGGTGGTGGTCGTGGGGATCTTCGGGCATGCCCTGATCATGAAGGTGCAGAAGTATCTGACGGCGGCGATCACCCTGATGACCGTGGTGTACATGGTGCTGATGGCCGACCGCATCGATCTCTCCGCGCTGGGCGCCGGCCGGCCGGGGGATCTCGGTACGTGCATCGGGGGCGTCGTCTTCGCGATGACGCTGCTGGGGCTGGGCTGGGTCAACTGCGCGGCCGATTACAGCCGTTATCTGCCGAAGGCGAGCAGCGGCCGGGCCATCACCGCCTGGACGACCTTCGGCGGGGTGCTGGCCCCGGTGGTCCTGCTGGTCTTCGGGGTGCTGCTGAACGCCGGCGACCCGGCGCTGGCGAAGGCCGCGGCCGCCGACCCCGTGGGCGCCCTCGCCACCCGACTGCCGACCTGGTTCCTGGTGCCGTATCTGCTCACCGCCATCGGGGGCTTCGCCTCCGGGGCGATCATGGACATCTACAGCTCTGGCATGTCGATGCTGGCGCTGGGCATCCCGCTGCGGCGGCATACGGCCGTTCTGGTGGACGGTGTGCTGATGGCCGCGGGCGGCTGGTACGTGCTCTTCGTCTCGCCCAGTTTCTTCGCCACGTTCCAGGCGTTCCTGTCCGTCATCGGGGTGGCGATGGCCGCCTGGACGGCGGTCTTCCTGGTGGAACAGTGGCGCCGCCGGGCCGGTCCCGCCCCGGGGGCCGTACAGGCGGTGGGATGGCCGGCGGTGCTCTCGCTCGCCGTCGCGACCGCCGTCGGACTGGGGCTGATCACCTCCGCCGACCCCAACATCGCCCGGGCCGTGGGCTTTTTGCTCACCGAACGCGCCGCACACGGCACGCTGGGCGCCATGAACCTCGGCGTCGTGGTGGCCCTGGTCCTCGCGGGCATCCTGTATGCCGCGACCGCCGCGCTGGCCGACCGCGGCGCATCCGTGCCCGACCCCGCCCGTGCCGCCCCCGGAGGAGACCGATGA
- a CDS encoding GTP-binding protein, with translation MNAAQGAREDARPGPDSPLGLKIVVAGGFGAGKTTLVGAVSESRPLRTEERLSQAGESLDVTGGVADKSTTTVAMDFGRIAIRQGLSLYLFGTPGQDRFWFLWDDLSDGALGAVVLADTRRLADCFPAVDYFERRALPFLVAVNCFAQERSYGADEVARALDLDRGTPVVLCDARDRDSGKEVLIRLVEHAGRRHTARRVRPAG, from the coding sequence ATGAACGCTGCACAAGGGGCCCGGGAGGACGCACGGCCGGGCCCCGACTCCCCCCTGGGCCTGAAGATCGTGGTCGCGGGCGGCTTCGGAGCGGGCAAGACGACCCTGGTGGGAGCGGTCAGCGAGAGCCGCCCGCTGCGCACCGAGGAACGGCTCAGCCAAGCCGGCGAGTCTCTGGACGTCACCGGGGGCGTGGCCGACAAGAGCACCACCACGGTGGCCATGGACTTCGGCCGCATCGCCATCCGACAGGGCCTGTCCCTCTACCTCTTCGGCACCCCCGGCCAGGACCGCTTCTGGTTCCTGTGGGACGACCTGTCGGACGGCGCACTGGGCGCCGTGGTGCTCGCCGACACCCGCCGTCTGGCGGACTGCTTCCCGGCGGTGGACTACTTCGAGCGCCGCGCCCTCCCGTTCCTGGTCGCCGTCAACTGCTTTGCGCAGGAGCGGTCCTACGGCGCCGACGAGGTGGCCCGCGCTCTCGACCTGGACCGTGGCACGCCGGTGGTCCTGTGCGACGCACGGGACCGCGACTCGGGAAAGGAAGTGCTGATTCGCCTGGTCGAGCACGCCGGGCGGCGGCACACCGCCCGGCGGGTGCGCCCGGCCGGCTAG
- a CDS encoding PPOX class F420-dependent oxidoreductase: MAQKMTRDQWHTFLSEGTRTGKLATVRADGSPHLAPVWFLMNGDELVFNTGKETVKGRNLARDGRVALCVDDERPPFSFVVVHGTAELSEDLAEVRRWASRIAARYMGEDRAEEYGARNGVPGELLVRVRIDKAVAVADLAD; the protein is encoded by the coding sequence ATGGCACAGAAGATGACCAGGGATCAGTGGCACACGTTCCTTTCCGAAGGCACCCGGACCGGCAAACTGGCGACCGTACGGGCCGACGGCAGCCCACACCTTGCGCCGGTGTGGTTCCTCATGAACGGCGATGAGCTGGTGTTCAACACCGGGAAGGAGACGGTCAAGGGCCGGAATCTGGCCCGGGACGGCAGAGTCGCGCTGTGCGTGGACGACGAGCGGCCGCCGTTCTCCTTCGTGGTGGTGCACGGCACGGCGGAGCTCAGTGAGGATCTCGCCGAGGTGCGGCGCTGGGCGTCGCGGATCGCGGCCCGTTACATGGGCGAGGACCGCGCGGAGGAGTACGGAGCCCGCAACGGCGTACCGGGCGAACTGCTCGTACGGGTGCGGATCGACAAGGCGGTGGCCGTCGCGGACCTGGCGGACTGA